In Apium graveolens cultivar Ventura chromosome 10, ASM990537v1, whole genome shotgun sequence, the following are encoded in one genomic region:
- the LOC141690551 gene encoding uncharacterized protein LOC141690551, with amino-acid sequence MDSKYPEFAAEMRNVRLGLAADGFNPYGSMNISHSTWPVVLVNYNLPPELKELWAVGLETYDARLDNMFKLHTSSTYLKHSKKVVYLNHRKFLPPDHKWRSDRRRFNGDVEMLSCPDILSGAEVEELLRGYENDFGKPLKRNRGTSDCPWKKKSIFFELPYWSNNMVRHNLDVMHIEKNICDKILGTLLNIGGKTKDHLNARQDLEEMGIRKDLHPVKCDDKHVEIRASSFDMTKKEKEIFCSVLMNAELPYGSASNISRCVQMKERKISGYKSHDAHFILQFLLQFAVVKTLKPKVAIPLMRLGAFFRDICGKVIELEDVEKLQKEIIEILCELEMIFPPAFFDIMVHLPIHLCKEIEFGGPVHLRWMFGIERYLCKLKSYVRNRSKPEGCVAEGYLVEECLTFCSRFFDEQSKSGTDTKDSHTDGGYPIGSRRSREGKSIHLDNKTWTNAHRYILFNCENVEIEKLKDEHHTIIQKDDKLKRYKHERMHTTDFQKWLKYVVQKRDGISLELSSLARGPLRSAKRFTGYNVNGYRFHNKLRDSRCTTQNSGVFLTALTTSFASAKDKNPIVGDVGYYGAIEEIIEVDYWGAVSVVLFRCCWYQKAGDYYGLARVNFSRLCQKEDPFVLATQVQQVFYIEDPTEKNLQFVLQKYPKDQYSEVEEVSDIGYIPRVDIPDTFTWSGDDVPKKQFPVTPNEDLDDIDI; translated from the exons ATGGATAGTAAATATCCTGAATTTGCTGCCGAAATGCGAAATGTACGATTGGGTTTAGCGGCAGACGGTTTCAATCCATATGGATCAATGAACATATCTCATAGCACCTGGCCAGTAGTGCTCGTAAATTATAACCTCCCCCCTG AGTTGAAGGAGTTATGGGCTGTTGGATTAGAAACTTATGATGCCAGGTTAGACAACATGTTTAAGCTACAT ACCTCATCGACATATTTGAAACATAGTAAGAAGGTTGTGTATTTAAACCATCGAAAGTTTCTCCCTCCAGATCACAAGTGGAGGTCCGATAGGCGCAGATTTAACGGAGATGTGGAAATGCTATCATGTCCTGATATATTAAGCGGAGCAGAGGTTGAAGAACTATTGCGTGGTTATGAAAATGATTTTGGGAAGCCACTGAAAAGAAATAGAGGAACATCAGATTGCCCTTGGAAGAAGAAGTCCATTTTTTTCGAGCTACCATATTGGAGCAATAATATGGTTAGGCATAACTTAGATGTTATGCACATTGAGAAGAACATTTGTGACAAGATTTTGGGGACTTTGTTAAATATCGGAGGCAAGACAAAGGACCATCTTAATGCTCGTCAAGATTTGGAAGAAATGGGGATTAGAAAAGACCTTCACCCTGTCAAATGTGATGATAAACATGTTGAAATTAGGGCATCTAGTTTTGATATGACCAAAAAAGAGAAAGAGATCTTCTGTTCAGTTCTAATGAATGCTGAGCTACCATACGGATCTGCATCAAATATCAGCCGGTGCGTTCAAATGAAGGAGCGAAAGATATCGGGTTACAAAAGTCATGACGCGCATTTTATTCTGCAATTTCTATTACAATTTGCTGTCGTAAAAACTCTGAAACCTAAGGTAGCAATTCCATTAATGAGGTTAGGAGCATTCTTTAGAGACATATGTGGAAAAGTCATTGAATTAGAAGATGTTGAAAAATTGCAGAAGGAAATAATCGAGATACTTTGTGAGCTTGAAATGATTTTTCCACCTGCATTTTTCGATATAATGGTTCACTTACCAATTCATTTGTGCAAGGAAATAGAATTTGGTGGACCGGTGCACTTAAGGTGGATGTTTGGAATTGAACGGTATTTGTGCAAATTGAAGTCATACGTTCGGAATCGGAGTAAACCTGAAGGGTGCGTAGCAGAGGGCTACTTGGTAGAAGAATGCCTTACATTTTGCTCTAGATTTTTTGATGAGCAGTCTAAGAGTGGGACCGATACCAAGGACAGTCATACAGATGGTGGATATCCTATCGGGTCTCGGAGAAGCAGAGAAGGAAAGTCTATACATCTGGACAACAAGACATGGACAAATGCTCATCGGTACATATTATTCAACTGTGAAAATGTGGAAATCGAAAAGCTAAAAGA TGAACACCATACCATTATTCAAAAAGATGACAAATTAAAGAGGTATAAGCACGAAAGAATGCATACAACTGACTTTCAAAAGTGGTTGAAATATGTGGTTCAAAAAAGAGATGGAATTTCACTGGAATTGTCCTCGTTGGCAAGGGGCCCTCTTCGTTCGGCAAAGAGATTTACAGGTTACAATGTGAATGGATATAGATTTCACAACAAGCTTAGAGATAGTAGGTGTACGACGCAAAACTCTGGTGTGTTCCTCACTGCCTTAACCACCAGTTTTGCAAGTGCAAAAGATAAGAACCCAATAGTTGGGGATGTGGGATACTACGGTGCAATTGAGGAGATTATTGAAGTGGACTACTGGGGTGCGGTGTCAGTAGTACTTTTTAGGTGTTGTTGGTACCAAAAAGCTGGGGATTACTATGGGTTAGCAAGAGTGAACTTTAGTAGGTTATGTCAAAAGGAAGATCCCTTTGTCCTCGCTACACAAGTACAACAGGTCTTCTATATTGAAGATCCCACTGAAAAGAATTTGCAATTTGTTCTTCAGAAATATCCAAAGGATCAATACTCTGAAGTAGAAGAAGTGTCTGACATAGGTTATATCCCGCGAGTTGACATACCTGATACATTCACTTGGTCCGGAGATGATGTCCCGAAAAAACAATTCCCTGTTACACCTAATGAAGACCTGGATGATATTGATATATGA